The Planktothrix sp. FACHB-1365 sequence CCCCATCTTCTGGCCTCACCCTGCCATTTTGCGCGAAAATTTGACATAGATGTAGATAGCACTATTCTTGATCAACTTGACAGGATTACTTTAGGATGATAACTTCAGTTTTGGTTGCGAATCCGTCGCAGTTGACTTTCAAAAATCAGAAAAAGTTATATGATTAAGACTTATGTAAGTAATGCTTTCTTAAAAATCGAAGATTCCCAACTGTATGCTATTTTTGCTTGGAGTCAGCGCACAGCCGAAATCATTACTGCCAAATCCTGGTTAACAATATTAGAAATATTTGTTCACGAACATTCTTTAGAAAAAGCTTACCTAATCTTTGAACAAATTAAATCAGCTTCAGTCCTAGAGAAACTGATGGAGGAGCTAGAGCAATATCAACATCTGATTGAAAATGCCATAGTATTTTTAGCAGATGGAAAAATTACAATTTTTGGTAAGGGATTTCGCAGCTTTATCGAAAAGGAAATGTTATTTGAACTGGGTGATATTAGTCAAAAAAGTTACCAAGTTCTGACACAATTATTTTTTAACTATCAATTAAAAGATGATTTACAATCCATTAATACCCTAGAAGAATTCCGTAATTTAGTAGAACATTTAGAAAAAATGGGGTTGCTATCTCCTGCTACAAATTCTATAAATTGGGGGGATTTAAAAAAGACTGTTCCTATTTGTCAAGCCTTTGGTTTAACTAGAGGCACACCCGTAGATAGATACTATCTCAGCCAATATTTAAAAGAAATTCAAACGCAAATTTATGGTAATATCCTGGAAATAGGAGGAATACCCAAGGATAAAGACTTCTATGAAGTCAATCCTGGAACATCCTATCAAATTATGAATATAGAACCCGGTTTGGGAATAGATATAGTGGGTGATGCTCACGATCCATCTATAATTAAACCGGAATCCTTTGATTCAATCGTAATTTTTAATGTTCTGGAACATTGTTATGCACCTTGGCAAGTCGTAGAAAATATCTATACCTGGCTAAAACCTGGAGGAAAATGCTTTGCAATGGTTCCCAGTTCCATTAGAATTCATGCTACACCCGTGGACTATTGGCGGCCTTTACCTGATGCTTTTGCTTGGATGTTTAGAAATTTCTCTGACCAAAAGCTCTATATTTATGGTAATCCTATTACTGTTATTGCTAGTTATCATGGCATTGCCACTGAAGAACTAACAACCGCAGAACTAGACGCATATCATCCAGATTATCCTGTAGCTACCTGTATCGTAGCCCAGAAATAAAATTCACCCTTTATAAATTGTCATGAGTCCGATTAATTTTGATATCCAACCCGAAGTTAGTATCATTTTATGTACATACAATCGAGCCAAATATTTAAGTCAGTGTATTGATAGTGTTATTGATCAAACTTTTAAAAATTGGGAATTGTTAGTCGTTGATGATGGTAGCAATGATCAAACTTTTGAAATTGTAAATTCCTATTTACAAAAAACTCAAAATATCCGTTATTTAAAACATAAAAACCGCAAATTAGCCTACTCTAAAAATGTAGGTATCCAAGCTTCATTTAGCTCCTATATTACATTTTTAGATAGTGATGATACCTATGCACCTAATCATATAGAATCTCGTTTTAACTATCTAAAATCTCATCCTGAAATTGATTTAATACAAGGCGGATTCTTTTCCGAAGAAGAAATTTTAGTGCCTGATTATTATGAACCCGGAAAAACTATTAATTTAAAAAAATGTGTTTTAGGCCCTACATTTTTTGGTAAACGTAAAGTATTTTTTGAATTAAAAGGATTTGATAATATTGCTTATGGTGAAGATACAGATTTTTGGCAACGAGCAGAAAAAGTATTCAAAACTTACACCTTGACTGCACCGGAAACTTATAATTATACCAGAGCAGAAAATAGTATCACTAAAAGTGTTTTAGCAAATATTTGTTTACAGGAAAATTAAGACTTTGTTTTGCCAAATTAGCTAAAAGCTAACAACACAAATCAAAAAAATCAACCATTTTCGCGGTTTTTTATATGAAAAATAGGGGAGTTATCTATTGTGCGACAGGAAATGTTTTATATCTGGAAGCAACTTTAATCAGTGCGATTGCCCTCCGTCAGATAGAACCCAAAATACCTATCACTATAATCTCTGATCATCCCTTACTGAAACTTTTCCCTCT is a genomic window containing:
- a CDS encoding methyltransferase domain-containing protein is translated as MIKTYVSNAFLKIEDSQLYAIFAWSQRTAEIITAKSWLTILEIFVHEHSLEKAYLIFEQIKSASVLEKLMEELEQYQHLIENAIVFLADGKITIFGKGFRSFIEKEMLFELGDISQKSYQVLTQLFFNYQLKDDLQSINTLEEFRNLVEHLEKMGLLSPATNSINWGDLKKTVPICQAFGLTRGTPVDRYYLSQYLKEIQTQIYGNILEIGGIPKDKDFYEVNPGTSYQIMNIEPGLGIDIVGDAHDPSIIKPESFDSIVIFNVLEHCYAPWQVVENIYTWLKPGGKCFAMVPSSIRIHATPVDYWRPLPDAFAWMFRNFSDQKLYIYGNPITVIASYHGIATEELTTAELDAYHPDYPVATCIVAQK
- a CDS encoding glycosyltransferase family A protein, translated to MSPINFDIQPEVSIILCTYNRAKYLSQCIDSVIDQTFKNWELLVVDDGSNDQTFEIVNSYLQKTQNIRYLKHKNRKLAYSKNVGIQASFSSYITFLDSDDTYAPNHIESRFNYLKSHPEIDLIQGGFFSEEEILVPDYYEPGKTINLKKCVLGPTFFGKRKVFFELKGFDNIAYGEDTDFWQRAEKVFKTYTLTAPETYNYTRAENSITKSVLANICLQEN